Proteins encoded within one genomic window of Plasmodium cynomolgi strain B DNA, chromosome 11, whole genome shotgun sequence:
- a CDS encoding hypothetical protein (putative) codes for METENNEKKTIEEISSSTENLVEQKSIENLTSIDNTKNEKINVEENNYSYFDYTENETFVKKKVQSIHNACTVGNERNIFCENNMKHSCMDSLHINLPDHDKDDADYYTDAEDLIKAKKSNEKSTEKYRSKYKNKFLRLFRKKAYSNNVKDQHMCMNEVASVMEGVGERRRASSTDGSSGGGHVRHNLSGSFNEYNRDLWRGDLQQGGFKQGDFKQGGFKQGHLQQGHFQQRCAAGKGVTCGTHIPIGTPTEEIHRGGENHRKEPFFQRKAQNIVAPIRESRTCSIKTDDNLIMDLQNEHMVGVDLEEHKGTTGTIDAMGTYRSGERHPQTREQKISCESIARKIYSIEKIKSFMSNNTFLKDKKYLLQKKKIIKGGEFLLPSLQRVVVLLPVHGLLRLCYGIYLLRFMEGAPNGTKVGEHQEGGTHRYRCNNH; via the exons ATGGAGACGGAaaacaacgaaaaaaaaacaatcgaAGAAATAAGCTCCTCTACGGAGAATCTGGTGGAACAAAAATCGATCGAAAATTTGACATCAATagataacacaaaaaatgaaaaaataaatgtggaGGAAAACAACTACAGCTATTTTGATTACACAGAGAATGAGacgtttgtaaaaaaaaaagttcagtCAATTCATAATGCATGTACAGTAGGAAacgaaagaaatattttctgtgaaaataatatgaagCATTCATGCATGGATAGTTTGCATATTAATTTACCTGACCATGACAAGGATGATGCAGATTACTACACAGATGCAGAG GACCTGataaaggcgaaaaaaagcaatGAAAAAAGCACAGAAAAGTACAGGAGCAAATacaagaacaaatttttgcGTCTCTTCCGAAAGAAGGCTTACTCCAATAACGTGAAGGACCAACACATGTGCATGAATGAGGTGGCTTCTGTTATGGAAGGAGTGGGAGAGAGGCGCCGTGCCAGCAGCACCGATGGAAGTAGTGGAGGAGGGCATGTCAGACATAACCTCAGTGGAAGCTTCAATGAGTATAACCGCGACCTCTGGAGGGGGGACCTCCAACAGGGGGGCTTCAAACAGGGGGACTTCAAACAGGGGGGCTTCAAACAGGGGCACCTCCAACAGGGGCACTTCCAACAGAGGTGCGCCGCAGGAAAGGGAGTCACCTGTGGGACACACATCCCGATAGGAACCCCAACGGAAGAAATAcacagagggggggagaacCACAGGAAGGAACCCTTCTTTCAGAGGAAGGCCCAAAATATCGTGGCACCCATCCGGGAAAGTCGCACGTGCTCCATAAAGACAGATGACAATCTCATCATGGATCTGCAAAATGAGCATATGGTAGGCGTTGATTTGGAGGAACACAAGGGAACTACTGGGACAATAGATGCAATGGGTACATACAGATCGGGGGAGAGACATCCCCAGacaagggaacaaaaaatttcgtGTGAATCGATTGCTAGAAAAATTTACAGCATTGAGAAAATCAAATCGTTTATGTCTaacaacacatttttaaaagataaaaaatatcttctccaaaaaaaaaaaataatcaaaggAGGTGAATTTCTTTTGCCATCACTACAACGTGTTGTTGTGCTTCTTCCTGTACATGGTTTGCTTCGCCTTTGTTACGGCATCTATCTGTTACGATTCATGGAAGGTGCACCAAATGGAACTAAGGTCGGAGAGCACCAAGAAGGCGGTACACATAGATATCGGTGCAACAACCATTAG